One Thioclava electrotropha DNA segment encodes these proteins:
- a CDS encoding YihY/virulence factor BrkB family protein, which produces MRETAKFAVSLFGRLFQSNITLVSAGVAFYSMLAIFPGISATIALWSAFADPTVIRTYLNVADDFIPPEAYALINDQIQNWLIGPRATIGLGVMFSAAVTLFSARAGVAALVLSLNVIHGTRPRATIWSFIMGYLMTIALVGVMLAAMATVVVVPVVINFLPFHEYSKILLSGLPWAAMLLLMLTALGILYRYGPNTEGKRDPILTLGAVLATALWGLSSIGLTFYLSNFGNYNKIYGSIGAVIALLVWLYLSAFSVLMGAALNAELAAFRKRRAQEKLRDAIEGDDEAKTKEAPSS; this is translated from the coding sequence GTGAGAGAAACGGCGAAATTCGCGGTCAGCCTGTTCGGGCGGCTGTTCCAATCGAATATCACCCTCGTGTCGGCGGGGGTCGCCTTCTATTCCATGCTCGCGATCTTCCCCGGCATCTCCGCGACCATCGCCCTCTGGAGCGCGTTTGCCGATCCGACCGTGATCCGCACCTATCTCAACGTGGCGGATGATTTCATCCCGCCCGAAGCCTATGCGCTGATCAACGACCAGATTCAGAACTGGCTGATCGGGCCGCGCGCAACGATCGGGCTCGGCGTGATGTTCTCTGCCGCCGTGACACTGTTCTCGGCCCGCGCGGGTGTCGCGGCGTTGGTGCTCAGCCTCAACGTGATCCATGGCACCCGGCCCCGGGCGACGATCTGGAGCTTCATCATGGGCTACCTGATGACCATCGCGCTGGTCGGCGTGATGCTGGCCGCGATGGCGACGGTGGTCGTCGTGCCCGTCGTCATCAACTTCCTGCCCTTCCACGAATACTCAAAAATCCTGCTCTCGGGACTGCCATGGGCGGCGATGCTTTTGCTGATGCTGACCGCGCTCGGCATTCTCTATCGCTATGGCCCGAACACCGAGGGCAAGCGCGATCCGATCCTGACGCTCGGCGCGGTTCTGGCGACGGCGCTCTGGGGGCTCAGCTCGATCGGGCTGACCTTCTACCTGTCGAATTTCGGCAATTACAACAAGATCTACGGCTCTATCGGGGCGGTAATCGCGCTTCTCGTCTGGCTCTATCTCAGCGCCTTTTCGGTTCTGATGGGGGCCGCGCTGAACGCCGAGCTCGCCGCCTTCCGCAAGCGCCGCGCGCAAGAGAAACTCCGCGACGCAATCGAGGGCGACGACGAGGCTAAGACCAAGGAAGCCCCCTCATCATAA
- a CDS encoding PLD nuclease N-terminal domain-containing protein, which yields MEMNMTGLGGFWGILLLALDIWALVSIVGSNSSTGKKVLWALLVFFLPLIGFLIWLVAGPRASK from the coding sequence ATGGAAATGAATATGACGGGCCTCGGCGGCTTTTGGGGTATCTTACTTCTCGCACTTGATATCTGGGCGCTGGTCTCGATCGTCGGGTCGAATTCCAGCACCGGCAAGAAAGTGCTCTGGGCGCTTCTCGTCTTCTTCCTGCCGCTGATCGGTTTCCTGATCTGGCTGGTGGCCGGGCCGCGCGCCTCGAAGTGA
- a CDS encoding MipA/OmpV family protein, which translates to MAKVIRQLSASAAIAVAAVCTAASAQAESGVTFTIGAGARYAPSYFGADHYDTSPTAKVKLNSFSLQGMRFGSNDPNYEKLGPNVHGSFRLVGGRNSSDYSEIAGLDDVTTSLELGLGLGYQAPQWGAFADMRYGVVGHNAVVAEIGADWKPIKTDNFKLSIGPRVFYGSGLYNRTYFGISPSESTASGLAAYSPDGGLVSTGLELSATYQLGNDWAVEGKLNYDRLQGDAADSPIVQQGSREQSSVSLMLTRRVSFPF; encoded by the coding sequence ATGGCAAAAGTCATCCGCCAACTTTCCGCAAGCGCCGCAATCGCGGTCGCTGCTGTCTGCACCGCCGCGAGCGCGCAGGCAGAAAGTGGCGTGACCTTCACCATCGGCGCGGGCGCACGCTATGCCCCGTCCTATTTCGGCGCGGATCATTACGACACCAGCCCCACCGCGAAGGTGAAGCTCAACAGCTTCTCGCTGCAGGGGATGCGCTTCGGTTCGAACGATCCGAATTACGAAAAGCTGGGCCCGAACGTGCATGGCTCCTTCCGTCTCGTCGGCGGTCGTAATTCGAGCGATTATTCCGAGATCGCGGGTCTCGACGACGTCACCACGTCGCTCGAACTGGGTCTCGGGCTTGGCTATCAGGCGCCGCAATGGGGTGCTTTTGCCGATATGCGCTATGGCGTGGTCGGGCATAACGCCGTGGTCGCTGAAATCGGCGCCGATTGGAAGCCGATCAAGACCGACAATTTCAAGCTGAGCATCGGGCCGCGCGTCTTCTATGGCTCGGGCCTCTACAACCGCACCTATTTCGGCATCAGCCCGTCGGAATCCACGGCGAGCGGTCTGGCGGCCTATTCGCCCGATGGCGGCCTCGTCTCGACCGGTCTGGAACTGTCCGCGACCTATCAGCTGGGCAATGACTGGGCGGTCGAAGGCAAGCTGAACTACGATCGCCTGCAGGGCGATGCGGCGGACAGCCCGATCGTGCAGCAAGGCTCGCGCGAGCAAAGCTCGGTCTCGCTGATGCTGACCCGCCGGGTGAGCTTCCCGTTCTGA
- a CDS encoding phage holin family protein translates to MSYHETEEPDGHEGRGTVTDLLNRVIEQTREIARTEAELVRAEAAHRAGLARNAVILGAVALVFALGAIFPLTQSAIYGLEWAGLDRGPATLIVGVVLLILGIIAALIAASKLRKVSSPPTRLKENLSADAQALKESFK, encoded by the coding sequence ATGAGTTACCACGAGACCGAAGAACCTGACGGCCACGAGGGCCGAGGAACGGTGACCGATTTGCTGAACCGGGTGATCGAGCAGACGCGCGAGATCGCACGGACCGAGGCGGAATTGGTGCGCGCTGAAGCTGCCCATCGGGCTGGTCTTGCGCGCAATGCCGTCATTCTCGGCGCGGTCGCCCTGGTTTTCGCGCTCGGTGCGATCTTCCCCCTGACGCAATCCGCCATCTACGGGCTGGAATGGGCCGGCCTCGACCGGGGCCCCGCGACGTTGATCGTCGGCGTGGTGCTTCTGATCCTCGGCATCATCGCGGCGCTGATTGCCGCATCGAAGCTGCGCAAAGTGTCGAGCCCACCCACCCGTCTCAAGGAAAACCTGTCTGCTGACGCGCAGGCGCTTAAGGAGAGCTTCAAATGA
- a CDS encoding translocation/assembly module TamB domain-containing protein produces MKRFAILLAFCLTPLVATAQDSAPQTADGAGAATDEQTQRDRSYLTGLIEDNLSGAGRTVRLDGFSGALSSRATFDQLTISDKDGAWITIKDGALQWNRTALLTGKIEIDELSAAEIDLPRLPTSESSSTAPSPEAKPFQLPDLPVSVQIGKIDAKKVILGEPILGQEATVKVSGSMSLAGGEGNAKLDIARIDNKKGQFSLTASYENATRELGLDLLVDEGKNGIIVQKVGLPGNPAMTLAVSGKGPLDDFTADIVLSTEGQQRLAGQVSVGSKLPEGAPEGSDKVTTFSVALGGDIRPLLPPDYHEFFGNEVALVADGTRTASGQTTLNTLDLKSRALQLNGSAQTGANNMPVKFDLTANLGLGDGQEVLLPISGPKTYVQSGTLDLSYDEAEGDGWKLTGRLNQLRREDGTKMLTANLSGSGRIRQASPPSAGGTVLLGINGLELSDPKLSAAAGSAVTLRTVFSWQQDKPLRLSQLALKGSGYSLNSNLTIDNISEGVTIEGAAQIDHSNLSMLSGLAGRDLGGAARMTVAGKYTVLSGAFDANLNLVGQDISVDQPQADRALAGRSEIAISAKRDETGLTLDSLNVQTSAGTLQAQGDLASENGKLTATLDTNDLSLLGDQYGGKLAADATVTLNGGTYGVTLKGTGNSLAIGIPEVDRALAGRSEISVSGSRSDASMTLDSLDVKTAAGELQAQGNLDGDKGKVTAHLDTKDLSVLGAKYGGTLVADATATMDGATYGVTLDGTGKSLAIGQPEADKLLAGTTNLSLQAKYANGAVEVQNLDLKNPQLDVSAKGTAGESSRKVDLNARLANAALLAPGFPGPVTVSGTVTEDGSGYNLNLSGTGPGGMDAKVSGRMATNFADADLSITGQAQTALANSFIEPRSVQGPLSFDLRMNGKPGLAALSGTVTSNGAKLVAPNLGMVLENVDTRVQLSNGSAQLGVTGRLGTGGQITVNGPINLSAPYNGNLTIRFDRARLKDPELYDTRASGTITMDGPLTGGAKIAGRITLSDTELRVPSSGVGGGASVPDGIQHVGESGAVRETLKRASLLNNGQSDASGGAKASGPSFPLDVTIASERGIFVRGRGLDAELGGSLRITGTTANVIPIGQFQLVRGRLDILGQRFTLDQGRIALQGALVPYIDFTATTTQDDYTISINIQGQANAPLVTFASSPDLPQDEVLARLIFGRSIDNLSPLQAAQLASAVATLAGKGGEGIIGKLRKNFGLDDFDVSTDAQGNTQLKVGKYLSDNIYTDVTVGGDGTSQINLNLDVTKSLTARGTVGSDGKSGVGLYFEKNY; encoded by the coding sequence ATGAAACGTTTCGCTATCCTTCTCGCCTTCTGCCTCACGCCGCTGGTCGCCACCGCGCAGGACAGCGCGCCGCAGACCGCGGACGGGGCAGGGGCCGCGACCGACGAGCAGACGCAGCGCGACCGCTCCTATCTGACCGGTCTGATCGAGGATAACCTCTCGGGCGCCGGGCGCACCGTGCGGCTTGACGGGTTCTCGGGGGCGCTGAGTTCGCGGGCGACCTTCGATCAGCTCACGATCTCCGACAAGGACGGCGCGTGGATCACGATCAAGGACGGCGCGCTCCAGTGGAACCGCACGGCGCTGCTGACCGGCAAGATCGAGATCGACGAGCTCTCCGCCGCCGAGATCGACCTGCCGCGCCTGCCGACCTCCGAGAGCAGCTCGACCGCCCCCAGCCCCGAGGCCAAGCCCTTCCAGCTTCCCGACCTGCCCGTCTCGGTGCAGATCGGCAAGATCGACGCGAAGAAGGTGATCCTCGGCGAGCCGATCCTCGGGCAAGAGGCGACGGTCAAAGTCTCTGGCTCGATGTCGCTCGCAGGGGGCGAGGGCAACGCCAAGCTCGACATCGCCCGGATCGACAACAAGAAGGGCCAGTTCTCCCTCACCGCATCCTACGAAAACGCCACGCGCGAACTGGGCCTCGACCTGCTGGTGGACGAGGGCAAGAACGGGATCATCGTCCAGAAAGTCGGCCTTCCGGGCAATCCGGCGATGACGCTCGCCGTTTCGGGCAAGGGCCCGCTCGACGATTTCACCGCCGATATCGTGCTGAGCACCGAAGGTCAGCAGCGTCTGGCGGGGCAGGTCTCGGTGGGTAGCAAACTGCCCGAGGGAGCACCCGAAGGCAGCGACAAGGTCACGACCTTCTCCGTCGCGCTGGGCGGCGATATTCGTCCGCTCCTGCCGCCCGATTACCACGAATTCTTCGGCAACGAGGTCGCACTGGTCGCGGATGGCACGCGCACGGCCTCGGGACAGACGACGCTCAATACGCTCGATCTGAAATCGCGCGCGCTGCAGCTGAACGGCTCGGCGCAGACCGGCGCCAACAACATGCCGGTGAAATTCGACCTCACCGCCAATCTCGGCCTCGGCGATGGCCAAGAGGTGCTGCTGCCGATCTCGGGGCCGAAAACCTATGTGCAATCGGGCACGCTCGATCTCTCTTATGACGAGGCCGAAGGCGATGGCTGGAAACTGACGGGCCGTCTGAACCAGCTGCGCCGCGAGGATGGCACCAAGATGCTGACCGCGAACCTCTCGGGTTCGGGCCGCATCCGGCAGGCTTCGCCGCCCTCTGCGGGTGGCACCGTGCTTTTGGGCATCAACGGGCTGGAGCTGTCCGATCCAAAGCTGAGCGCGGCGGCAGGCAGCGCCGTCACCCTGCGCACCGTGTTCTCGTGGCAGCAGGACAAGCCGCTGCGCCTGTCGCAACTGGCGCTGAAAGGCTCCGGCTACAGCCTGAATTCCAACCTCACGATCGACAATATCAGCGAGGGTGTGACCATCGAGGGCGCGGCGCAGATCGACCATTCGAACCTCTCGATGCTGTCGGGTCTGGCGGGGCGTGATCTCGGCGGCGCGGCGCGGATGACAGTCGCGGGGAAATACACCGTTCTCAGCGGCGCCTTCGACGCCAATCTCAACCTCGTCGGTCAGGACATTTCGGTCGACCAGCCGCAGGCGGATCGTGCCTTGGCGGGCCGGTCGGAAATCGCGATCTCGGCCAAGCGAGACGAGACCGGGCTGACACTGGATTCGCTTAACGTGCAGACAAGCGCGGGCACGCTTCAGGCGCAGGGCGATCTGGCGAGCGAGAACGGCAAACTGACCGCCACGCTCGACACCAATGACCTGTCGCTCCTGGGCGATCAATATGGCGGCAAGTTGGCCGCCGATGCGACCGTGACGCTGAATGGCGGCACCTATGGGGTGACACTCAAAGGCACCGGCAATTCCCTCGCGATCGGTATCCCCGAGGTGGACCGCGCGTTGGCCGGACGGTCTGAGATTTCGGTCTCGGGCTCGCGCAGCGATGCCAGCATGACGCTCGACTCGCTCGACGTGAAAACCGCAGCGGGAGAGCTGCAGGCGCAGGGCAATCTCGATGGCGACAAGGGTAAGGTGACCGCTCATCTCGACACCAAGGATCTGTCGGTGCTGGGCGCGAAATATGGCGGCACGCTTGTGGCCGATGCGACGGCGACGATGGATGGCGCGACCTATGGGGTGACGCTCGACGGCACCGGCAAATCCCTCGCCATCGGTCAGCCCGAGGCGGACAAGCTTCTGGCGGGCACGACGAACCTCTCGCTGCAGGCGAAATATGCGAACGGCGCGGTCGAAGTACAGAACCTCGACCTGAAGAACCCGCAGCTCGACGTTTCCGCCAAGGGGACCGCGGGCGAGTCCTCGCGCAAGGTCGACCTGAACGCGCGCCTCGCCAATGCCGCGCTGCTCGCGCCGGGCTTCCCGGGACCGGTGACGGTGTCGGGCACGGTCACCGAGGATGGCTCTGGCTATAATCTGAACCTCTCGGGCACCGGACCGGGCGGCATGGACGCGAAAGTGTCTGGCCGCATGGCGACGAATTTCGCTGATGCCGACCTCTCGATCACTGGGCAGGCGCAGACGGCCCTTGCCAACAGCTTCATCGAGCCGCGCTCGGTCCAAGGCCCGCTCAGCTTCGATTTGCGGATGAACGGCAAACCGGGGCTGGCGGCGCTGTCGGGCACGGTGACGTCGAATGGTGCGAAACTCGTCGCCCCCAATCTCGGCATGGTTCTGGAAAACGTCGACACGCGCGTGCAGCTTTCGAATGGCAGTGCGCAGCTTGGCGTGACCGGGCGGCTGGGGACGGGCGGGCAGATCACTGTCAACGGCCCGATCAACCTCTCCGCGCCGTACAACGGCAACCTGACGATCCGCTTCGACCGCGCGCGGCTGAAGGACCCCGAGCTTTATGACACGCGCGCTTCGGGCACGATCACGATGGACGGCCCGCTGACCGGCGGTGCGAAAATCGCCGGGCGCATCACGCTGAGCGATACCGAATTGCGGGTGCCCTCCTCGGGCGTCGGCGGCGGGGCTTCGGTCCCCGACGGCATCCAGCATGTCGGCGAGAGCGGTGCGGTGCGCGAGACACTGAAGCGCGCCAGCCTGCTGAACAATGGTCAGAGCGATGCGAGCGGTGGTGCAAAGGCCTCCGGTCCGTCCTTCCCGCTCGATGTCACCATCGCCTCCGAACGCGGCATCTTCGTGCGCGGCCGGGGTCTGGATGCGGAGCTTGGCGGTTCGCTGCGGATCACCGGCACCACGGCGAACGTGATCCCGATCGGGCAGTTCCAGCTGGTGCGCGGGCGGCTCGACATTCTGGGCCAGCGCTTCACGCTCGATCAGGGCCGGATCGCGCTGCAAGGCGCGCTGGTGCCCTATATCGACTTCACCGCGACCACGACGCAGGACGATTACACGATCTCGATCAACATTCAGGGGCAGGCGAATGCGCCACTGGTGACCTTCGCGTCCTCGCCCGACCTGCCGCAGGACGAGGTTCTGGCGCGGCTGATCTTCGGGCGGTCCATCGACAATCTCTCGCCCTTGCAGGCGGCGCAGTTGGCCTCGGCCGTCGCGACGCTCGCGGGCAAGGGCGGCGAAGGGATCATCGGCAAGCTGCGGAAGAATTTCGGGCTGGATGATTTCGACGTCTCGACCGATGCGCAGGGCAACACCCAGCTCAAGGTCGGGAAATACCTGTCGGACAATATCTATACCGATGTCACGGTGGGCGGCGACGGCACCTCGCAGATCAACCTCAATCTGGATGTGACCAAGAGCCTCACCGCGCGCGGCACCGTCGGCTCTGACGGCAAGAGCGGGGTCGGCCTCTATTTCGAGAAGAACTACTGA
- a CDS encoding AI-2E family transporter, translating to MHRLETLSRIAMIVIAVIAVVAALSQVESLLAPVVLALVVGIVLSPISDAWEKRGLSPVWGALTSLVISLMIAVLLVLVIQPVIAELMRQAPKVMDDMRSTIIHMRHMFQGIQDASKEVSDAITPAKDAAQDGGGNGDKSAVPDAKDLVMLAPAIIAQGLIYIGALFFFQLSRTEIYNWIAKHLAEPASRGATAARLRKAETRVSRYFLTITVVNGGLGLAVGVAMQLIGLPNAPLWGLVAFLINYILYLGPAALIIALGFAGVATFDGIRVILPPLIYVMLNATEAQFVTPAAIGRQMRLNPLLVFLSLTFGIWLWGPLGGIVAIPLLLWALVLTDSLPDPKSEAEQKLETN from the coding sequence ATGCATCGCCTGGAGACCCTGTCGCGCATCGCCATGATCGTGATCGCTGTAATCGCTGTCGTGGCTGCGCTTAGCCAGGTGGAAAGCTTGCTTGCCCCCGTCGTGCTCGCGCTCGTCGTTGGGATCGTGCTTTCACCGATTTCCGATGCATGGGAGAAAAGAGGTCTGTCGCCTGTCTGGGGGGCACTTACCTCGCTCGTTATCTCTCTGATGATCGCCGTGTTGCTGGTTCTCGTGATCCAGCCGGTGATCGCGGAGCTGATGCGTCAGGCACCGAAGGTGATGGACGACATGCGTTCCACCATCATTCATATGCGTCACATGTTCCAAGGCATTCAGGACGCCTCGAAGGAGGTGAGCGATGCGATCACCCCGGCGAAGGATGCCGCGCAGGATGGCGGTGGCAATGGCGACAAGAGCGCCGTGCCGGACGCCAAGGATCTCGTCATGCTCGCCCCGGCCATCATTGCGCAGGGGCTGATCTATATCGGGGCGCTGTTCTTCTTCCAGCTCTCGCGGACCGAGATTTACAACTGGATCGCGAAGCACCTCGCGGAGCCGGCGAGCCGCGGCGCAACCGCTGCGCGGCTGCGCAAGGCGGAGACCCGGGTGTCGCGTTATTTCCTCACGATCACGGTGGTGAATGGCGGTCTCGGGCTGGCGGTGGGCGTCGCGATGCAGCTGATCGGGTTGCCGAATGCGCCGCTCTGGGGGCTGGTGGCCTTCCTGATCAACTACATTCTCTATCTCGGCCCCGCGGCGCTGATTATCGCGCTGGGATTTGCAGGCGTGGCGACGTTCGACGGGATCCGGGTGATCCTGCCGCCGCTTATCTACGTGATGCTCAACGCGACCGAGGCGCAATTCGTGACCCCGGCCGCGATCGGGCGGCAGATGCGGCTCAATCCGCTTCTGGTCTTCCTGTCGCTGACCTTCGGGATCTGGCTCTGGGGGCCGCTGGGCGGGATCGTGGCGATTCCGCTGCTGCTCTGGGCTTTGGTGCTGACCGACAGCCTGCCGGATCCGAAATCCGAGGCTGAGCAGAAGCTCGAAACCAACTGA
- a CDS encoding DUF1328 domain-containing protein, producing MLGWALTFLVIALIAAALGFGGIAGASAGIAQILFVVFLILFVVAMVARAVKGKPPV from the coding sequence ATGCTTGGTTGGGCTTTGACCTTTCTCGTTATCGCGCTGATTGCCGCGGCGCTCGGTTTTGGCGGCATCGCAGGCGCATCTGCCGGGATCGCACAGATCCTCTTCGTGGTCTTCCTGATCCTGTTCGTGGTGGCCATGGTCGCCCGGGCGGTAAAAGGCAAACCGCCGGTATAA
- a CDS encoding CerR family C-terminal domain-containing protein, with protein MTQTQPPARDRTARALIEAGMRLFGTKGFAATSTRELAEAAGANVAAISYHFQGKEGLRRACALEFVRRMEEVMRPLGPPEALSPEAAEAELKTLMEAMISRILTQPDAASMIGFVMREVTEGGETLDILYDRLISIVHGRLLALWARASGASEDDPESALRVFAMIGQVLYFRLGAEVVRRKMGWSEIGSAEVAQISWVVADNLDAMLVQARGKTAPDA; from the coding sequence ATGACCCAGACACAGCCGCCCGCCCGTGATCGCACCGCGCGCGCCCTGATCGAAGCCGGGATGCGCCTGTTCGGGACGAAAGGCTTCGCGGCCACCTCGACGCGGGAACTGGCCGAGGCGGCGGGCGCGAATGTCGCCGCGATTTCCTACCATTTCCAAGGCAAGGAAGGGCTACGCCGCGCCTGCGCGTTGGAATTCGTGCGGCGCATGGAAGAGGTGATGCGGCCTCTTGGACCCCCGGAGGCGCTGTCGCCCGAGGCGGCGGAAGCGGAGCTCAAGACGCTGATGGAGGCGATGATCTCGCGCATCCTTACGCAGCCGGATGCGGCCTCGATGATCGGCTTCGTGATGCGCGAAGTGACCGAAGGGGGCGAGACGCTCGATATTCTCTATGACCGTCTGATTTCGATCGTGCATGGGCGTCTGCTGGCGCTGTGGGCCCGGGCGAGCGGGGCGTCGGAGGACGATCCGGAGAGCGCGCTGCGGGTTTTCGCGATGATCGGCCAAGTGCTTTATTTCCGGCTCGGCGCGGAGGTCGTGCGTCGCAAGATGGGATGGTCGGAGATAGGCTCGGCGGAGGTTGCGCAGATTTCCTGGGTCGTCGCAGACAATCTGGATGCGATGCTGGTGCAGGCGCGTGGCAAGACCGCCCCCGACGCATGA
- a CDS encoding CsbD family protein, whose product MNWDQIKGSWKEMKGKARENWGELTDDELEEAAGHREQMVGLIQKKYGKTKEDAEREVDTWSSSV is encoded by the coding sequence ATGAATTGGGATCAGATTAAAGGCAGCTGGAAAGAAATGAAGGGCAAGGCCCGCGAGAACTGGGGCGAGTTGACCGATGACGAACTTGAGGAGGCGGCAGGCCATCGCGAGCAGATGGTCGGCCTGATCCAGAAGAAATACGGCAAGACGAAAGAGGATGCCGAGCGCGAAGTCGACACCTGGTCGAGCTCGGTCTGA
- a CDS encoding PhoX family protein: protein MSLRTTLLQATAIAVLPLAAHAGDISFSPVPFAKDDAAKRQAIASDTVTIDGKDYKIGYHVMARSGDKIGDNTFALLTDKDGNPVKSADGSEHISDSADFTSLLRQGDKLYSVTHFESRPGAMYLSEVAQDADGNLKLVSTKPIDFSEYHGLWVPCAGSVTPWETHLGSEEYPADARAIEAATSLDEIDDYDFPMVRYAGVNPEGMSLEQFRDAYKPYRYGYPTEITVSEDGSAKADKHFAMGRVAVELAYVMPDQKTAYISDDGTNVGLFRFEADTAGDLSAGTLYAAKWNQTSAENGGAADLEWVDLGHADDATIQKAIEAGTQFSDLFETAEMGEDGSCADGFSASNAEGNPECLKVKDGMDAIASRLETRRYASMKGATTEFRKMEGITYDADKHQMYLSMSAVEKGMEDGAKQDLGGMNAIKLPKNKCGTVYSLSLDDKFTATKMMGLISGKPLTEEHKVKAQDASCDPAHDMCGDTAELNSCDINGIANPDNITYMPGYNTLIIGEDTGSGHQNDVIWAMNTDTKELTRILSTPYGSETTSTYWYPNVNGHGYLMAVIQHPYGESDEDKLTDPAQARAYVGYVGPFPQMDATAKTQ, encoded by the coding sequence ATGTCGCTTCGTACGACCCTCCTCCAAGCCACCGCTATCGCTGTGCTGCCGCTTGCGGCGCATGCCGGTGACATCTCTTTCTCGCCCGTTCCTTTCGCCAAGGACGACGCGGCCAAACGTCAGGCTATCGCCTCCGACACGGTCACCATCGACGGCAAGGATTACAAGATCGGCTATCACGTGATGGCGCGCTCGGGCGACAAGATCGGTGACAACACCTTCGCCCTGCTGACCGACAAGGACGGCAACCCGGTTAAGTCGGCCGACGGCTCCGAGCATATCTCGGACTCCGCCGATTTCACCTCGCTCCTCCGTCAGGGCGACAAGCTTTATTCGGTGACGCATTTCGAGTCGCGCCCCGGTGCGATGTATCTCAGCGAAGTCGCGCAGGATGCGGACGGCAACCTGAAGCTGGTCTCCACCAAGCCGATCGACTTTTCCGAATATCACGGTCTCTGGGTGCCCTGCGCGGGGTCCGTGACGCCGTGGGAGACGCATCTGGGCTCGGAGGAATACCCGGCCGATGCGCGCGCGATCGAAGCGGCGACCTCGCTCGACGAGATCGACGATTACGATTTCCCGATGGTGCGCTATGCGGGCGTGAACCCCGAGGGCATGAGCCTCGAGCAGTTCCGCGACGCGTATAAGCCCTATCGCTACGGCTACCCGACCGAGATCACCGTCTCGGAAGACGGCTCGGCCAAGGCTGACAAGCATTTCGCGATGGGCCGCGTGGCTGTGGAGCTGGCCTATGTCATGCCCGACCAGAAAACCGCCTATATCTCGGATGACGGCACCAATGTCGGCCTGTTCCGCTTTGAAGCCGACACCGCAGGCGATCTGAGCGCCGGTACGCTTTATGCGGCCAAGTGGAACCAGACCTCGGCAGAAAATGGCGGCGCGGCCGATCTGGAATGGGTCGATCTGGGCCATGCCGACGACGCGACGATCCAGAAGGCGATCGAAGCCGGCACCCAGTTCTCGGATCTCTTCGAGACCGCCGAGATGGGCGAGGACGGTTCCTGCGCCGATGGCTTCTCGGCTTCGAACGCCGAAGGCAATCCCGAATGTCTGAAGGTCAAGGACGGCATGGATGCGATCGCCTCGCGTCTGGAAACCCGTCGCTATGCCTCGATGAAGGGCGCCACGACCGAGTTCCGCAAGATGGAAGGCATCACCTACGACGCCGACAAGCATCAGATGTATCTGTCGATGTCGGCTGTCGAGAAGGGCATGGAAGACGGTGCCAAGCAGGATCTGGGCGGGATGAACGCGATCAAACTGCCCAAGAACAAGTGCGGCACGGTCTATTCGCTCTCGCTGGACGACAAGTTCACCGCGACGAAGATGATGGGTCTGATCTCGGGCAAGCCGCTCACCGAAGAGCACAAGGTCAAGGCGCAGGACGCAAGCTGCGACCCGGCGCATGACATGTGCGGCGACACGGCCGAGCTGAACAGCTGCGATATCAACGGCATCGCGAACCCGGACAACATCACCTACATGCCGGGCTACAACACGCTGATCATCGGTGAAGACACCGGTTCGGGCCACCAGAACGACGTGATCTGGGCGATGAACACCGACACCAAGGAGCTGACCCGCATCCTTTCGACGCCCTACGGTTCGGAAACCACCTCGACCTACTGGTACCCGAACGTCAATGGACACGGCTATCTGATGGCGGTCATCCAGCACCCCTATGGCGAGAGCGACGAAGACAAGCTGACCGACCCGGCGCAGGCGCGCGCCTATGTTGGCTATGTTGGTCCGTTCCCGCAGATGGATGCCACCGCGAAGACCCAATAA